In the genome of Perca flavescens isolate YP-PL-M2 chromosome 21, PFLA_1.0, whole genome shotgun sequence, the window atagaaaaaaaactagACAGGAAATGCAAAGTCTTGGGCTGGAAATAGATTTATTTCTATTGTACGCTATGGGACTTCACAcattggcccaatcccaaagtccggactcacagactcacggactttggtgcgcgttctcgcaaaattcgtaagggcttagggttgtcccaatgtcgaatttcaaagggcgtgagggtttgagtacacacttaccgagccctttccgtgagtctgcatcgatgcagacttcaccaaagggaattacccacagttcaaagcgttgtgacgtttaccgcggagaccgtatggaaatccggaaattacaaaggtaaacaacagcacgacacacggccacggaacagaccaacctgttgtccagcttgtaaaacaagagttTGGAATCAGGCCGCCGTCTCCTGGgccttggccgtgtggaaagcaacaaacttaaaatgaagattctcaaaccggcaagtgtcagcaacatctttgttattaaacgtcgccaaggtaacatgtgatctcctgaagtgctgtcccaatcccatttatacctatctgagcccatgtggcctcacacactcactcacttagtaCCTGAGATCacttaagtctgtgagtctttagtccttagtcctcagggctcactttgggattgggccaataATGACCATCTGTGGTTCTATACAGACGTTGCTTCATACAGGTTTCAATTGGGTTGTTGCTTGTTACTGCTCTTACGGTTATCTTGGAATGGTTTGAATTATGGGATTGATGGCTCACTGAATGACTGCATGTAAAACCTCAACGGTAACCAACCTCACCACAGTTTGTCTGCTGCAAAACGTGTTTCACATTAACATGACACTGCTTTAGTATTCAGGGTTGCCCAGAGAGCACTTGCAAGATAGGGTTAAGGAGCTAGGGTGTAGGAAAGCAATAGCTACTACGAGCCTTCAATAGTAGACAGTGGCAGTGACTTCTGTTCATCCTGGATTCTGCTCTGCTTGACTGCCAAGTGACTGCAGATAACTGAACATGAAAAGTAAatgaaacaccttaaaatgacACCATATTGTTCATAAagacttaaatatatatatatatatatatatattcctctaACCTGTAGTACTGTAAAGGAGGAgggttcagttttttttaggtTGAGGTTCTATTGTCATGGTTCAACGGTAAGAATGCACTAGACACAGAAAATTTAGTCCATTCAATAAAgatttatttcccaaaatgggCAATGCAAATGATAACGATAACAAGAGACACACATGGATTGGgaaatgtgaaagaaaacaaatacaaattagAATTTAAGTCAATAATCTCATATGTCCATCTTCAAGAAACAAGGATACATAGCTGTCATTTAAAATGAACCTCGTCGTACCAGCTGCCACCCCGTGTGAAGGAGCGTGATTGATAGGGAGTGCTGTCTTAAATAAAGGAATGACCAGGTGAACTCAATCAGGTAATTAGGGCTGACAGAGTGGAAGCAAGAACCAATCAGTgatgagaaaaggagaggaatgGAAGTGAGGTACAGGAAGTGAGGTAGGCAAAGAAAGCAAGTGCCAATATAAGATGGAAACAGGGATCTTTACTACAAGTATGATTCTATAGTAGCAGTGAGACAGCTCTAATGTAGGCCTACACTGTAGATCTTTGATGGCAATTTACAGCTAAAGTctcacaaatctttttttttaagataattttttgggctttgccgcctttatttgacaggacagctaggtgagaaaggggagagagagggggaagacatgcaggaagtCATCACAGGTccgattcaaaccctggacctctgcgtcaaggcataaacttCTTGTTATATGTGCgactgctctacccactgagccaacccggccacacgaTACcttactgttttaatgttatacaggatcatactgtaaattgcaatgcattctgggagaaataataatattacagcACTATCTGGGAATGTTACAGATTACAGGTATTTACTGTTAATAccaatgcatcttgggaaaataaaggaaaaggtgGGAAGTACACAGCAGCCAGtttattactgtaaattcaaaTAATACCGTAAGAAACtgtctatttacagtaaaataccttaaactttaaaaacagtatgCCAACTGTAAATAGACAGTAGTTTACTGCCGTTTGTTAGTGTAAATTTACGTTGAAAAGTTTTATAGTGTATTTTTTAACCCTAATGTCTAAAGTCATTGTTTGTCCAGTATGACTGATCAACGCAACAGTCTGGGAAAGTGGAATAAATGAACAGCAGAATGACCTTTAATGATGGTTGTTTACAGTTTCAGTGTGAAATGTCATCATAATATCACATATCTAAACATACATCTAAATCATTGCCTACAACAGGCCTTTACTTAATACCTTACAGGAGAGATGTGTCAGAAAAGAGTTCTCGTTCTCTTGTTTTGTTCACTTTAAGGTGAGACACCCCAGGTGAATaggaaaaatatttgaaaaatcaGCTGGTTTAAGTTTTAGAATGCTGAACCACTTGTTTCTGTTGAGTTTTAAGAAGCAAATTAAAATACATATAATTCACAATGAAATTGTGCCCTCTGTATTTTATTCTTGGAATCTCCACCTGACAGGAGATTACAAAAACTATAGGCTGATTTGAGTATTTTAGACCCAATATTGTATATGTATAGGCTAAGaaataaacagataaataaaaaaaactaaatgaatgACTAAATATATAAAGGATCCAGTATTTCTAAATCAAAAATTGCAATCCTTGCAGTGTTGGGAAGGcctaaaaacaacatttataacTTTATACGTTCATACCTTTAAactaaatgaataaaatgttaaaaatagaGCGGCTGCATAGGGGGTACTGTACTTAGACTCACCTCAGTAGGCTACTTCTAAAATCCTtacattttctctgcctcaataCTGCGGGTTTACAGTGCATCTGTATTATTATATCTACAAGTTTATGTTTATGTCTCTCTTCTTTTAAATATTTAGCATGTTTAGAAACAATCGACCTACAATGTATTTGAAATGGGTGGAAATGTAGACGTGATCATCTTGTCTCTTTTGACGGAGGTCAATGGGTAGTTCCACTGATTTTGCTCAAAGAATAGTTCAGCTCTACGGTCAGTAAAACATATTTATATCACCTTTGACAAAGTGTGCATACCAGATCGCAGCCTGTCTATAACCTTATGTgacacctaaataaaaaaatgagtgGGTGAAAACTCTGAGTCAGAAATGCCATGGGTGACGCAGGGTTGGATTTACCCTATAAAATTTCCAACATCAGCAGCTGCACAAGTCTTTTttataaatacagataaaagAATTGTATTCGCCCTTTTAACAAAGCGACGTTTGGGTTCCGTGGAGGCATCTCGGCTGACACCGTTGGCCTCTGTTTGTACTTTAGTTATGAATAATAAACCACACTGATACCGGCTGTGTTTATCACCCCCATATATTTAATAAGTCTCAAAAGACACAccacaacaaaaatgtcaagtaGGTATGAAATCAACATATTTACACTCCAACATTGTTTTACACATGGACCACAACTGCTTAACACTTGAAGTTAGACGAGACGAAATGTGTACAAAAATAGAATCCAACTTTACATATTAAAGGACAAATATACATTGCATTAGAAGCGTCCTTGAAACCGTCAGTgtacaaaaagacacacagcaAGGCACTAAAGGGGAAATACAGTCATCAACAACTATGTTAGAATGAACACTTTGTCAATTCAATAATTTAAAACTGTTTTCTTGCTTCAAAACGTTATTGcagttatttcacatttaatCGCGCAGGCTGTTGCGCGCAAAATATGTGTtggcgataaaaaaaaaaaattccctttATATTACAACCGCCCTTCTATATTCTTACGAATGAATGGCTATATTTACTTTTATGTTCAGTAGACTTTACAGGCAAAGTGCATTCGTGTCAGTCTCTGGAGCAGGAATTGATGGATGTGCGTAATTGCGCACGACTGCACAGAAGTCCTTGTTCATTTACATCCTGGTGTTTAGGCTGCAATCTTTAGTTCACAACAGTTGTTTAGAATTATTTGTAATAATTTATTTCTTTGAGAGGTTAGTGTACGTCACGCTGCCTTGGTGACAACAACGTCTTCCAGGGAAAACTATGAACAAATCCCGCTGGTTGCGCTGATGGCGCCTGGCCGGTCCACCCCGGAGCTGCTGgacgaggacgaggaggagACAGTGGAGGACTTCCTCTCCTTCTGCCTCAGGTGGATTTTAGTGTGTCTCTTCCTCTCGTCGCTCCGGGCGAATTTGCGGCCGCAGAAGTCACACGCGAACGGCTTCTCTCCCGTGTGCGTGCGGATGTGCGTGGTAAGGTGGTCGCTGCGGCTGAAGTTGCGCATACAGATGCGGCACTGGAACGGTTTATGTCCCGTGTGGATCCGGATGTGTCTGGTCAGTTCGTCGGAGCGGGAGAACCGCCGGTCGCAGCCCTCCGCCGGACAGGGGTACGGCCGCTCGTGGATAGGTGTCTTGCTGGGTCTGTTCGGGTACTTTCTGGGCCGCAGGATCGGCCTTAGGGGCAGGTTCTGAGGGCTGTAGGCAGAAGGGAGCCTCGGCGGCCCTCCCTCAGAGCCACCACTACCCGGACCCCCCAGCGTAAAGTTCCTGATAGTGTTCAGCGGGGTCAGGGGTGGAGGGACACGGAATGTATCGAGCGGACATGGACCGAACGGTTTCCGATCTTGGATACCTGCCGTGTGCATGTCCCGCTGGCATGCAGGCTGGAAGAAGCCCGAGTAGTCGGGGATGATGGGGAAGAGCCCCGGCGCGTCTGCGCCGCCGGGCTGCTTGGGTGAAGAGTAGGAGGGCGGCGGGTAAGAGGCGATGGGGCAGGTAGAGGTGGACAAAAACGCAGAGGGGTCCTGGTACATCTCCCCGCAGCCAGAGGAGGAGTATGGAGGCGGAGGGGAGTacaggtggtggtggtggtggtggtctaTCTCTGCCTGGTTCTGAGCCGCCATGGTACAACTCAAATTTCCGCTGGAGAAGTGATTGGGAGATCCTGAGGAAGCCGGGGAGGAGGAcgctgaggaggagggaggaggaggaggaggcggcggTTGGGCCACGTTGAAGATGCCCGAGACGATGTTGATCACTCCCTCGGGGTTCCAGTTACCTGGATACTGAGAGTCGATGGAGAACTTCCCCATGTAGGTGAAGGTCTGGTTTCGGTGGGATGCGGACTGAGAGAAGCCGCCGGAGTAGGAGGAGAGGTCCAGAGAGCGCTTCTCTACGCTCATGTCTGCACTCATCAAACCATCTGcgcacacaaacagaacagCTCGTTAGTGAGGCAACACAACCTGATTCATTAAGATGTTCACACTAGACAGTAAAGTGGGCTTTAAGTGAGAGAAAGTTGGTGCATCTCTTTTCCATTACGCACGCTTCTATCATCtcacaacattttcttttaattatgaCAGTCAAAGGCAAACCATTTAGTATTGTGATTATTTTCTGAAGCAGTTTGTAAAATGATTTGGAGCTGTAATTAGCTACTGAAACACTCACATATTTAGACAACTTTTCATACACGAATAAGCCATATGTCTTCAATATACACTCCAAACGTGTCAAACCAGCGTGTCATCTTACCTGCCACATTCATCTGATCGTAATGAGCTCCGAAGTCGGTGTTTGGGAAGAGAGCCACAGAGGTCGGTAAACTGGAGCCGATGTCATCCACCGAGTACACGCTCTCTGGATGCACGAACCCTCCGAGATTCACCGGCACTTTCTCCAAAGTTTTCGCCGTCAttgtggagagagaaaaaacgaGCGCGTCTGTTCTCTGTTCTTTTCCttaaagctatttttttttgttttttttaacaaactacAGTGTGTGACCCAGCCAAGCGTGGGTCACCACTGCATGTCTTTTGTCTGTCACCGGGTGTGAGAGGATGAGCTCCGTGTAGTCTGGTGCGCTTCATGCGCTCCGGCGATAAAGTCAACACCGTGAACTAACTCTTTTTGGGAACGGGGGCCCGGGCACTAGTATGTTTATATGGGGAACCTTTCGAATGCGGCTGCTACGTCATTACCCAAACATGGAGTGGGAGGGTGATGAGAGCGGAGAGGAAGAGGCGCTGCCGACgctgattggctgggaggctCCGTGACGATTACAAAGGGAatcacttgtcaatggagaaccCGCTGCTCCAGAGATTAAACGGACCTGTTTTTCCACTCGCTGCAAAACAGAGATAAACTACCATAAAACATCATCCAACAACATATAACACAGTGGGCAAACACAGCTCtcaatttttaaaaagtttattttacatattgttaatttttgtatTGTATCTTTGATTTAATCGCGTTCTGATATCAAAAGAGGAATTCCGGTTGAGCTTCTCAACCCATAAAAGGTTGAATCCGGTAAGCAGGGGAACGTCCCCCGTACTCCATATTTGGTTTCGATTCCGGAATATATGATCATCGGAAAGTGACGAGTCTTACCGAGctgaacgagagagagagagacacagagagagacacagagagagagagagagagagagagagagagagagagagagagagagagagagagagagagagagagagccgccCTGGCATAACCACAATCAAATGAGACGGACAGAGGAGCGGAATTTACTCCTTTGGGTGCGAGAGATCGGCTGCATGGGCTCGGAAACTTCTGTCAGTCTGATTTGACTATGCTCTAGGAAATAATAGATTTGGTTCACTGAGGAGTTAAATATAGCCACTTAGAGATATTTACAGTCAGCGAGGGGAAACCAATATTTATAGAGGCGGCGGTGCCGGGCCATGTGAAATAAACTCacagaaaacattaaaatgaattctgAAGGTAACAGTGGTCCACATAAATGAGGACACATTGAATTTAtttctattaaaaaaacaaaactaaacaaaaaacgTATAATCCATCAGCATGGTGTCGTTTCATAATAATAGcctataataaaagtaataatagtaataataataataataataataataataataataatatattttatttatagagagCTTTTcaacaaagacactttacaataaAACCAGTACATGAAGCAATAAAAACTGACACATAAAAACCAAGCATATTCagattcaaaaacaatttactCGGGGAAAAAACTAATACAATATGTGTGAAAAAtggcatagtgtgtgtgtgtgtgtgtgtgtgtgtgtgtgtgtgtgtgtgtgtgtgtgtgtatgtcattaCTTCATATTTATTAAGGAAATGAAACAAAGCTGTGTCATACCATGTCACAAAGTGGGGATTCAATCAAAATGTGGCCTATGTTTATTTTCACTTGCTGCCATTGCATATACAACCTAATGTTTTCCTCATAAATACACAATTTGTTAAGATGTGTTTGATTCCCGAGAGAATTGTGTGCCCTCCTGTGGCCTCAGTGGGAATTGCgaatttctctttctctttctccctctcacttcaattcaattttaattcaactggctttattggcatgaaaatAAACGACATGTTTTTACCAAAACAACTCTCTATAACTATTTATAGTCCTGCTCAGTTTGATTTTATAAAAGTCCCTCTGTGGGTGGagaaagtgtctgtgtgtgtgtgtgtgtgtgtgtgtgtgtgtgtgtgtgtgtgtgtcaggggtgACATCAAACAATCACGCCTGTCATGTTGCAATCTAAATATAGGTTTATTACTGAGGTTAAGGTGTAAGACttttaaaaagtcaaatgtTATATCCTGTCATATCAGAGGAACCTTTTACTGACCCCACTGCTACATCATGTGGACAATGGAACTAAGAAGGCAAACTATTTTTCAATACATAACATTTTATCACACAATTGCCTTCTTGACATCAGAGGATGGATGGCTAAGAACAACCGGTCCGGACCATATTGCTAATGCTGGTTGACAAACACTAAATTAGCCAAATATTTGACAGCAGAAGACAGAGCACAGTGGATAGACACTGATTGTTTATCCACCTGAGATATTATCTCATCAGTCAGGTAGCACAACATATCCCATTTTTATTCATTGAAGGATGGTCTGGACCGACACCCCCACCTGATGTGTAACTGTCCACTTTGTGCAGAGATATACTTCATTATGGCACAATCCTGCTATCTGTTTTGGACAAATGACAGTATATTCTAACCAGGGGCATTCTAAAGGTATACACATGGTTGGTGATGTATATAaagatgttgtgttttgtcCAGTGGAGATTGGACTAAACTATTTGGTCTTCAGGGTCAAGAACACTTTAGGATttgtattataaataaaaaattgtcaGATTAAACAGCTTCTGAatccatacagtatatcataatGTAACAATCATCTATCTGATCAAAGCCTTTGGCTTTACGGTGGTTAGCTCATGAACCCTGGATGAGGCTATTTTTTTAGTTAGTACTTTTTGGCTGGTTTAGTTGGAAAGAAGATGCTAGCAGCACGGCTCTGGGATGGCAGTGTGGGTCGGTCAGTCGCTCCACCAGTTTTGcccaaactgaaatatctcaacaactatttggattgccatgacattttgtacagacatcaACGATCCACAAAGAAATTCATcttactgacttttgttttccCCTGACTTTTTCTCGTGCGCCAGCAACAGGTTTACATGTTTGTCTTTTACTGAAAAATCTTGAAAACAGTTGGATGGATCGCTAAGAAATGTTGTACAGACATCCAGGCTTTCTAGATGCTGGATGttctgactttggtgatcctctgacctTTCTTCTCGTGTCACCAAGATGTTTATATTTGTAGTTCTGAGTGAAACTTTTTTTCATTGGATAGTACAGTTTAGGCATGACAGTAGAGAGAGGTAGGTTCCCCATGTCTCAACATCTTACAGtaacattagcatgctagcatgtgAGCATGCTgtcgttagcatttagctcaaagcacagccTTGCAGTGCcattagcatggctgtagaccagtgatcttcaacaggggtccctagggggtcctcagagtcaatgcaggggggcctccaaattcttgttaatttttgaaagattttcaaaaattaaaaagtcttaacatcaatccaacatattagcaaatagaaatccccactgcttactggcctataggtaagttagtcactaaggccatacagttaatcctaatgattcactgtgccacatgtatgtttaacattaaaacattatttataaaatcatggcaacaattattaggctatttgaatagtttagtattctatgcaaaaaagatGTGTATAAGAAATGTAGGCCGCCCTACAGGTTGTTGTAGgcccaatttaatatgcaacttgaTTTTATACCTTTTATGTAGTATAGgatccctgctccatctctctttcagttatggggtccttggcttaaaatacgttgaagacccctgtggTAGACTCATCTTGTATCATTTCCAAACATGTCTTAAGAAAGGCAAAATGTATTATGTTTTAGTGTTACAAAAGATGCATGCATAAATGTGAAGAAATAGCCTGATGTCTCTTACAATACAATGTTAATGTCACTTCATTAATCAAATATGTAAGGTCGTATAGGAGCTGACATTCTGCAAACAGGAGGCCAACAtttcaaaagtaggctataagAGAATGCAGTCAGTGATCATCATCTTTATATTTTTCACATCTAAATTTCCATTCAGTTATGGTATGAGTTATTCCCTGAGTTATGTTAGAATGGCTGTATCCATGTTTCTTgaatctcagtttttttttgtgtgactaTATGTTTCTGAAATTGTGTAATTTTACATCTGAGGATCATAGATGACCTttaacagcaaacaagactaacagtgaaaataacgctatttttatatagtttttattaatgctttTTCCCGTGAAGTCACAGAATGATCtacggcaggtagacggcgctacagagcacacattctgacgggtcacaggTTTCATTGTAACACAGGAGaagcctgtgttagtgtatccagccaggtaaaaggaagcaggagatgtctttatgtaggcctaattgtattttaatgttattttagaagttatctgttgtagttatggctgattctggggcaggaccatcacaggaaagaaggaaattaaacaaagaagaacaaaaaaattaaaatgaaagtcAAAGACGACAGGCAAAACCAAGTCACACTCGGTCAGGCTGTCAACCAATGGAGACAATTacaggattgtaaatgattcaaaaccgacCCTGAAtcggccctcaggtatgtaatatgtctatttcaaataactttacaatgcgcaATGAGATTGTACGTCATTAGCCAACATTAAATcacgtcccccttccatttagcgcggACATTTTATTCCTttcagtccgtgtttgtgttgacctactattttcttttcccttgtcctcctgtacttgtgtaaagcgtccttggGTTTTATGAAATGTGCTAAGGGGTCGCTAGAATCaatacaaactgaaagttacatatagccactttaaatggttttaatggtttcagcgcaatttcatttttgtctcaaagcGTAGGCAATCTCTCCTtgatccactagctgcctgccccctggacacaccgtgaaaaagcccggcctctggagacaacacaggggtcgtaaacgtcaaacaaacactaggagctgtgcaccaaaatataACAAACCACttcagccaatcaccgacaagatggttgggggagagggtgggggttagtgacagttaggctacgttcagactgcaggccaaagtggcccaaatccgtcaagtgaccaggtcaggcttcttcagaagtagtgtgaacactcaaatctagcctAGATCggattttttcaaatcagattcaggccaccTCCACATGTGGTC includes:
- the egr2b gene encoding early growth response protein 2b, producing the protein MTAKTLEKVPVNLGGFVHPESVYSVDDIGSSLPTSVALFPNTDFGAHYDQMNVADGLMSADMSVEKRSLDLSSYSGGFSQSASHRNQTFTYMGKFSIDSQYPGNWNPEGVINIVSGIFNVAQPPPPPPPPSSSASSSPASSGSPNHFSSGNLSCTMAAQNQAEIDHHHHHHLYSPPPPYSSSGCGEMYQDPSAFLSTSTCPIASYPPPSYSSPKQPGGADAPGLFPIIPDYSGFFQPACQRDMHTAGIQDRKPFGPCPLDTFRVPPPLTPLNTIRNFTLGGPGSGGSEGGPPRLPSAYSPQNLPLRPILRPRKYPNRPSKTPIHERPYPCPAEGCDRRFSRSDELTRHIRIHTGHKPFQCRICMRNFSRSDHLTTHIRTHTGEKPFACDFCGRKFARSDERKRHTKIHLRQKERKSSTVSSSSSSSSSGVDRPGAISATSGICS